One Panicum virgatum strain AP13 chromosome 3N, P.virgatum_v5, whole genome shotgun sequence DNA segment encodes these proteins:
- the LOC120666286 gene encoding xylanase inhibitor protein 1-like yields MSICYRSRTRTISLQSHLIMAFQRHRSWLLLLALACLLYLAATAAEAKRTGELTVFWGRNKDEGTLREACDTGLYNTVVISFLSVFGHGKYWTDLSGHPLKGIGADIKHCQSKGIPVFLSIGGGGTDYSLPSSASPEAVANHLWNAYLGGGSGDVFRPFGDAAVDGVDFYIDHGAPDNYDELARRLDYFNSMYYHATAKHVRLTATPRCAFPDRRLERALETGLFERIHVRFYGDEEERCSYKNGGVDGVVEEWEKWTARYPGSQLYVGLAAAESGVPDGAPPPVEVYLKYLYYDLLPKVQKADNYGGIMIWDRFTDNRTGYSTAVKGWASCSYGGCV; encoded by the coding sequence ATGTCTATCTGCTATCGATCGAGAACAAGAACCATCTCACTGCAGTCTCATCTCATCATGGCGTTCCAACGCCACCGTTCATGGctgctcctcctcgccctcgcTTGCTTGTTGTACCTCGCTGCCACGGCCGCCGAGGCCAAGCGGACCGGCGAGCTGACGGTGTTCTGGGGCCGGAACAAGGACGAGGGCACCCTGCGCGAGGCCTGCGACACCGGGCTGTACAACACCGTGGTCATCTCCTTCCTCAGCGTCTTCGGCCACGGCAAATACTGGACCGACCTCTCGGGCCACCCGCTCAAAGGCATCGGCGCCGACATCAAGCACTGCCAGTCCAAGGGCATCCCGGTGTTCCTCTCCatcggcggcgggggcaccGACTACTCCCTCCCGTCCTCGGCGTCGCCGGAGGCCGTCGCGAACCACCTCTGGAACGCGTACCtcgggggcggcagcggcgacgtgtTCCGCCCCTTCGGCGACGCGGCAGTCGACGGCGTCGACTTCTACATCGACCATGGCGCGCCGGATAACTACGACGAGCTCGCGCGCCGCCTCGACTACTTCAACAGCATGTACTACCACGCCACGGCCAAGCACGTGCGGCTCACGGCCACGCCGCGCTGCGCGTTCCCGGACCGCCGCCTCGAGCGCGCGCTGGAGACGGGGCTGTTCGAGCGCATCCACGTCCGCTtctacggcgacgaggaggaacGGTGCTCGTACAAGAATGGCGGGGTCGACGGCGTCGTGGAGGAGTGGGAGAAGTGGACGGCGAGGTACCCCGGGAGCCAGCTCTACGTGGGGCTCGCCGCGGCCGAGAGCGGCGTGCCGgatggggcgccgccgcccgtcgagGTGTACCTCAAGTACCTCTACTACGACCTGCTGCCCAAGGTGCAGAAGGCGGACAACTATGGCGGGATCATGATCTGGGACAGGTTCACCGACAACAGGACCGGATACAGCACCGCCGTCAAGGGCTGGGCGTCATGCTCTTATGGCGGCTGTGTTTAA